A single window of Mycolicibacterium madagascariense DNA harbors:
- a CDS encoding NtaA/DmoA family FMN-dependent monooxygenase (This protein belongs to a clade of FMN-dependent monooxygenases, within a broader family of flavin-dependent oxidoreductases, the luciferase-like monooxygenase (LMM) family, some of whose members use coenzyme F420 rather than FMN.), with protein MSRKPLYYSAFVMNTASHVLHGLWRAPEAHNHRFNSLRHWTSVAAEVDAAGYDLIFFADVFGLRAPWNGNWRKAVEGGIQIPVNDPSVLASALAAATQHLGIVFTSSIVQDHPFNFARRMSSLDHYTDGRLGWNIVTSFNANVFRSFGHEGTLDHDQRYEWAYEYVDAAYKLWEGSWDDGGLVQDKESGIHADPSKIHKINHVGARYSVEGPHFVAPSPQRSPVLFQAGSSPAGQLFSARNAEGVYISSPSPADAYALTTETRALAAENGRDPGDVTFAQGLSFIIGDTHAEAVRRNDELKRYLDLEGIALHALGDAGIDAGSLPLDTPISALGEFTGVKSYLRWAAEVSGHEEPTIRDMAWVMEGANRVVGTAEEIADRLEEWREAGVDGINVYHATVPGSFREVADRLFPTLRERGLIATDKSGTLRHKLFGRGDRLPDSHPAAAHRGAFADNDLLNGVERVSTVG; from the coding sequence GTGAGCCGAAAGCCGTTGTACTACAGCGCCTTCGTGATGAACACCGCATCGCACGTCCTGCACGGGCTGTGGCGGGCACCCGAAGCGCACAACCACCGGTTCAACTCGCTGCGGCATTGGACCTCGGTGGCCGCCGAGGTCGACGCGGCGGGTTATGACCTCATCTTCTTCGCCGACGTGTTCGGACTGCGGGCGCCGTGGAACGGCAACTGGCGCAAGGCGGTCGAGGGCGGCATCCAGATCCCCGTCAACGATCCCTCGGTGCTCGCCTCCGCGCTGGCGGCGGCGACGCAGCACCTCGGCATCGTGTTCACCAGCTCGATCGTGCAGGACCACCCGTTCAACTTCGCCCGCCGGATGTCGTCGCTGGACCACTACACCGACGGCCGCCTCGGCTGGAACATCGTGACGAGCTTCAACGCCAACGTGTTTCGCAGCTTCGGCCACGAGGGGACGCTCGACCACGACCAGCGCTACGAGTGGGCCTACGAGTACGTCGACGCCGCCTACAAGCTGTGGGAGGGCTCCTGGGACGACGGCGGTCTGGTGCAGGACAAGGAGTCCGGGATCCACGCCGATCCGTCGAAGATCCACAAGATCAACCACGTCGGGGCCCGGTACTCGGTGGAGGGCCCGCACTTCGTCGCCCCGTCGCCGCAGCGCTCGCCCGTGCTCTTTCAGGCGGGGTCTTCGCCTGCGGGACAACTGTTCTCGGCGCGCAACGCCGAGGGTGTCTACATCAGCAGCCCGAGCCCGGCCGACGCGTACGCGTTGACCACCGAGACCCGAGCGCTGGCCGCCGAGAACGGCCGCGATCCCGGGGACGTCACCTTCGCCCAGGGCCTGTCCTTCATCATCGGTGACACCCATGCCGAGGCCGTGCGGCGCAACGACGAACTGAAGCGCTATCTCGATCTGGAGGGCATTGCGCTGCACGCCCTCGGCGACGCGGGCATCGACGCGGGCAGCCTGCCGCTGGACACCCCGATCAGCGCGCTCGGCGAGTTCACCGGCGTCAAGAGTTATCTTCGGTGGGCGGCCGAGGTCTCGGGCCACGAGGAGCCGACGATCCGTGACATGGCGTGGGTGATGGAGGGCGCCAACCGCGTCGTAGGCACCGCCGAGGAGATCGCGGACCGCCTCGAGGAGTGGCGCGAAGCCGGTGTCGACGGCATCAACGTCTACCACGCCACCGTGCCGGGATCGTTCCGAGAGGTCGCCGACCGACTGTTCCCGACGCTGCGCGAGCGTGGTCTGATCGCGACCGACAAGTCAGGAACGTTGCGGCACAAGCTCTTCGGACGTGGTGACCGTCTGCCCGATTCTCACCCCGCCGCGGCCCATCGCGGCGCGTTCGCCGACAACGACCTTCTCAACGGGGTCGAACGGGTGAGTACCGTCGGCTGA
- a CDS encoding MetQ/NlpA family ABC transporter substrate-binding protein — protein sequence MTDLTNPPTDDVIELKTKKRWPRGAKIAAAVVLVAAIAGGVTYAKVSHEDKPFGTTLTVATWSTDVAAERLLKFVNDQVAPAHGVTIDPVKIDNIIEINRAVDAGTIAGNFFEHQPFLNDAIAANGFKLTLAAPTFTWDQATYSDKYRSWAQVPDGAKIALRDDPAGQAIALLDLAYDKQITLKPGKDTLAGLPQLSDIATNPKGYRFVQVPIGQLARSLPDVDAIVVHISDVYSAGLTENQIIAREPAPKGSEGGLVVSDRHLADPNVQKLIETFKDPKIAQFLKTTDDQLIRNTLGPLT from the coding sequence GTGACCGACCTGACCAATCCGCCCACCGACGACGTCATCGAACTCAAGACGAAGAAGCGGTGGCCTCGGGGCGCCAAGATCGCCGCCGCCGTGGTGCTCGTCGCCGCGATCGCCGGCGGCGTCACCTACGCCAAGGTGTCCCACGAGGACAAGCCCTTCGGCACCACCCTCACGGTGGCGACCTGGAGCACCGACGTCGCGGCCGAGCGGCTGCTGAAGTTCGTCAACGATCAGGTGGCCCCCGCGCACGGCGTCACGATCGATCCGGTCAAGATCGACAACATCATCGAGATCAACCGCGCCGTCGACGCAGGCACCATCGCAGGCAACTTCTTCGAGCACCAGCCCTTCCTCAACGACGCGATCGCGGCCAACGGGTTCAAGCTCACCCTCGCCGCGCCGACCTTCACCTGGGATCAGGCGACCTATTCGGACAAGTACCGGAGTTGGGCTCAGGTACCCGACGGTGCGAAGATCGCGCTGCGCGACGATCCCGCCGGCCAAGCCATCGCGCTGCTGGACCTGGCGTATGACAAGCAGATCACCCTCAAGCCGGGCAAGGACACCCTCGCCGGTCTTCCGCAGTTGTCCGACATCGCGACGAACCCGAAGGGCTACCGGTTCGTCCAGGTGCCGATCGGTCAGCTGGCGCGCAGTCTGCCCGACGTGGACGCCATCGTCGTGCACATCTCCGACGTGTACTCCGCGGGCCTCACCGAGAATCAGATCATCGCGCGCGAACCCGCCCCGAAGGGCAGTGAGGGCGGCCTCGTCGTCAGCGACCGCCATCTCGCAGATCCCAACGTGCAGAAGCTGATCGAGACCTTCAAGGACCCCAAGATCGCGCAGTTCCTCAAGACCACGGACGATCAGTTGATCCGCAACACGCTCGGTCCGCTGACGTGA
- a CDS encoding methionine ABC transporter permease, translating into MILAAAEDFSTPWREVPDLLLPAYGQTWVMVGVTMALVLIIGTPVGITLHNTSVLGLYPDPRVFLVLNTIVNIGRSLPFLILMTAIIPVTRFLVGTTIGISAAIVPMTTAGVPFFARLVQNALRDVRSDVIDMGQVSGGTSLQVIRTVQLSEALPALAGALTVNVIAMIEYSAIAGSIGAGGVGNLAITYGYNRFDHNIMIATVIALIVTIQIVQFAGDRLVKALTR; encoded by the coding sequence GTGATCCTCGCTGCCGCAGAGGACTTCAGCACGCCGTGGCGCGAGGTGCCCGATCTGCTGCTGCCCGCCTACGGCCAGACCTGGGTGATGGTCGGCGTCACCATGGCCCTCGTCCTGATCATCGGAACGCCCGTCGGCATCACCCTGCACAACACCTCGGTGCTGGGCCTGTATCCCGACCCGCGAGTGTTCCTGGTGCTCAACACGATCGTCAACATCGGGCGCTCGCTGCCGTTCCTGATCTTGATGACGGCGATCATCCCGGTCACCAGGTTCCTGGTCGGCACCACCATCGGCATCTCCGCGGCGATCGTGCCCATGACGACGGCGGGCGTGCCGTTCTTCGCGCGCCTGGTGCAGAACGCCCTGCGCGACGTGCGGTCCGACGTCATCGACATGGGTCAGGTGTCCGGTGGCACCAGTCTGCAGGTGATCCGCACGGTGCAACTGTCGGAGGCGCTACCGGCGTTGGCCGGAGCCTTGACGGTCAACGTGATCGCCATGATCGAGTACTCCGCGATCGCCGGCTCGATCGGCGCCGGTGGTGTCGGCAATCTCGCCATCACCTACGGCTACAACCGGTTCGACCACAACATCATGATCGCCACGGTCATCGCGCTGATCGTCACGATCCAGATCGTCCAATTCGCCGGTGACCGCCTGGTCAAGGCACTCACCCGTTGA
- a CDS encoding methionine ABC transporter ATP-binding protein: MIEIENLTKRFGDRTVLDDVSLSVAGGEILAVVGASGAGKTTLSRCVSFLERPTSGTVRVDGKDFTRLEGAELLAARRSVGVIFQTAPLLRRRTVAQNVALPLEYLGATDASVQRRVASLLDRVGLADRRDDLPRQLSGGQRQRVGIARALALGPSYLLSDEATSGLDPATTKAILKLLSHLRDELGLAIILITHEMEVVREIADSVARIDGGRIVEAGPVGDVILDPSSALARELLPDRPRAPFHGAGEIWEVSYASREVPLDWLTSIHTVPGIANTSVSVLSASVEAIRGVAVGRAVLAISPGAPAGFDRHLRDRGLHATTSPATSEGAAA, from the coding sequence ATGATCGAGATCGAGAACCTGACGAAACGGTTCGGTGACCGCACCGTCCTCGACGACGTCTCCCTGTCGGTGGCGGGCGGCGAGATCCTCGCCGTCGTGGGTGCCAGCGGAGCGGGGAAGACCACGCTGTCACGGTGCGTCAGCTTCCTGGAGCGGCCCACCAGCGGCACGGTGCGGGTCGACGGCAAGGACTTCACCAGGCTCGAGGGCGCCGAGCTGTTGGCCGCGCGCCGCAGCGTCGGCGTCATCTTCCAGACCGCGCCGCTGCTGCGCCGCCGGACCGTCGCCCAGAACGTGGCGCTCCCGCTGGAGTACCTGGGCGCGACCGACGCCTCCGTGCAGCGGCGGGTGGCCTCGCTGCTGGACCGGGTCGGGCTCGCCGACCGCCGCGACGACCTGCCCCGTCAGCTCTCCGGAGGGCAGCGGCAGCGGGTCGGCATCGCCCGTGCGCTGGCCCTGGGACCGTCCTACCTGCTGTCCGACGAGGCCACCTCGGGCCTGGACCCCGCCACCACGAAGGCAATCCTCAAGCTGCTCAGCCATCTTCGCGACGAACTGGGCCTCGCGATCATCCTGATCACCCACGAGATGGAGGTCGTCAGGGAGATCGCCGACTCGGTCGCCCGCATCGACGGCGGCCGCATCGTCGAAGCCGGCCCCGTCGGCGACGTCATCCTCGACCCGTCCTCCGCGCTGGCCCGCGAGCTGCTTCCGGACCGGCCGCGCGCACCGTTCCACGGCGCTGGCGAGATCTGGGAGGTGTCCTACGCGTCCCGCGAGGTGCCGCTGGACTGGCTCACGTCGATTCACACGGTGCCCGGCATCGCGAACACGTCGGTGAGCGTGCTGAGTGCGAGCGTCGAGGCCATTCGCGGGGTCGCGGTCGGACGCGCGGTGCTCGCGATCTCCCCGGGGGCGCCGGCCGGGTTCGACCGCCATCTCCGGGATCGCGGCCTGCATGCGACGACGTCGCCCGCCACGTCCGAGGGAGCGGCCGCGTGA
- a CDS encoding glutamine synthetase family protein, whose protein sequence is MLSTPFIERHQLWSPAQRDAADEVIAQVRERDLRQVRISWGDQHGILRGKTLEVDHFVSVMKNGKDFQTATLIFDTTNNPVVPPFGANALGDPRMTGLPDGVLVPDPGTFTILPWLDRTGWILSNLHYRTGERVPFDTRGVLQAQLDALEGDGYGYVAGVELEFYVTRLVDPKLSFEDSGHPPTPPEVMAVSHGFQYLTENRGDEIDGILSILRDNVVALGLPLSTVEDEWGPGQCEFTFEPLPGLGAADCTILVRSAIKQLCRRHGYHATFMSRPALANAFSSGWHLHQSLSSAQEVNCFAGADGELLSDTAKHYMGGLLEHAFASSVLTNPTINGYKRFRPDSFAPDRVAWAEENRGAMIRVAGARGDANTDLENRVGEPAANPYLYLASQIAAGRDGLRRQVDPGPSADEPYLVDAPTLPHSLEAAIEHFSDSALFRREFGDAFVDYLSMIKRHEVSRFHAAVTDWEQREYFEVY, encoded by the coding sequence GTGTTGAGCACACCGTTCATCGAACGCCATCAGCTGTGGTCGCCAGCACAACGCGACGCTGCGGACGAGGTCATCGCGCAGGTGCGCGAACGAGACCTGCGCCAGGTCAGGATCAGCTGGGGCGATCAGCACGGAATACTGCGCGGCAAGACCCTGGAGGTCGACCACTTCGTCTCGGTCATGAAGAACGGCAAGGACTTTCAGACCGCAACGCTGATCTTCGACACGACCAACAACCCGGTGGTCCCGCCCTTCGGCGCGAATGCACTCGGCGACCCCCGGATGACGGGCCTGCCGGACGGCGTGCTGGTCCCCGACCCCGGCACGTTCACGATCCTGCCGTGGCTGGACAGGACCGGCTGGATCCTGTCCAACCTGCACTACCGCACCGGCGAGAGGGTGCCCTTCGACACCCGCGGCGTCCTTCAGGCCCAACTCGACGCGCTCGAGGGCGACGGCTACGGCTACGTCGCGGGCGTCGAGTTGGAGTTCTACGTCACCCGGCTGGTGGATCCGAAGCTGTCCTTCGAGGACTCCGGTCATCCGCCGACCCCGCCCGAGGTCATGGCGGTCTCGCACGGCTTTCAGTACCTCACCGAGAACCGCGGTGACGAGATCGACGGCATCCTGAGCATCCTGCGGGACAACGTCGTCGCCCTCGGTCTGCCCCTGTCGACGGTCGAGGACGAGTGGGGCCCGGGTCAGTGCGAGTTCACCTTCGAGCCGCTGCCCGGCCTCGGGGCGGCGGACTGCACCATCCTGGTGCGCAGCGCGATCAAACAGCTGTGCCGTCGCCACGGCTACCACGCCACCTTCATGTCCCGCCCCGCGCTGGCGAACGCGTTCTCCAGTGGCTGGCACCTGCACCAATCGCTGAGCAGTGCGCAGGAGGTCAACTGCTTCGCCGGAGCCGATGGGGAGCTGCTGTCCGACACCGCCAAGCACTACATGGGCGGGCTGCTCGAACACGCCTTCGCCAGTTCCGTGCTGACGAATCCGACGATCAACGGCTACAAGCGTTTTCGGCCCGACTCCTTCGCCCCGGATCGGGTGGCGTGGGCCGAGGAGAACCGCGGAGCGATGATCCGCGTCGCCGGCGCCCGCGGTGACGCCAACACCGATCTCGAGAACCGGGTCGGCGAGCCGGCCGCGAATCCCTACCTCTATCTGGCGTCTCAGATCGCGGCGGGCCGCGACGGTCTGCGCCGGCAGGTCGATCCGGGGCCCTCGGCCGACGAGCCGTACCTCGTCGATGCGCCGACGCTGCCGCACAGTCTCGAGGCCGCGATCGAGCACTTCTCCGACAGCGCGCTGTTCCGGCGGGAGTTCGGCGATGCGTTCGTCGACTACCTCAGCATGATCAAGCGACACGAGGTCAGCCGGTTTCATGCCGCCGTCACCGACTGGGAGCAGCGCGAGTACTTCGAGGTCTACTGA
- a CDS encoding carbon-nitrogen hydrolase family protein: MNVSAPFTVGVIAEHRLPHLDPTQRLTVAAAQLGGPWLDVDARMDRVVAATEVAAGAGCRVVAFPETYLSGYPFWLPRTNGARFDEPTQKACYAYYLANAVEIGGSEHRRLEELSHDCGVELVVGVTERVGGTAYASLLTIDPSAGLVGHHRKLVPTYDERLVWGNGDGAGLRVHPVGAARIGALNCWENWMPQARQALYAQGEHLHVGAWPGSHELTSDITRFIAKEGRVFSLAVGGIIARSDIPDDFPLAEELRAASTEMPFNGGSAIAGPDGAWIIDPVCGREGLLVADLDLAAVAAERSTFDPTGHYSRPDVFHTTVDRTRWPTVAFIEGGRPSD, from the coding sequence GTGAACGTCTCCGCGCCGTTCACCGTCGGCGTGATCGCCGAACACCGACTGCCGCATCTCGATCCCACCCAGCGGTTGACCGTCGCGGCCGCGCAACTCGGCGGCCCGTGGTTGGACGTGGACGCCCGGATGGACCGGGTGGTCGCCGCGACCGAAGTGGCGGCCGGCGCGGGGTGCCGGGTCGTCGCGTTCCCGGAGACCTACCTGTCGGGATATCCGTTCTGGCTGCCGCGCACGAACGGCGCACGCTTCGACGAGCCCACCCAAAAGGCGTGCTACGCCTACTATCTCGCCAATGCGGTGGAGATCGGCGGCAGCGAGCACCGCAGGCTCGAAGAGCTGTCGCACGACTGCGGCGTGGAGCTGGTCGTCGGTGTCACGGAGAGGGTGGGCGGGACGGCGTACGCGTCACTCCTGACCATCGATCCGTCGGCGGGCCTGGTCGGCCATCACCGCAAGCTGGTCCCGACCTACGACGAGCGACTGGTCTGGGGCAACGGCGACGGCGCCGGGCTGCGGGTGCACCCCGTCGGAGCGGCCCGCATCGGCGCACTGAACTGCTGGGAGAACTGGATGCCGCAGGCCCGCCAGGCGCTCTACGCGCAAGGCGAGCACCTCCACGTCGGCGCGTGGCCGGGTTCGCACGAATTGACCTCGGACATCACCAGATTCATCGCCAAGGAGGGCCGGGTCTTCAGCCTGGCGGTGGGCGGAATCATCGCGCGCAGCGACATTCCGGACGACTTTCCGCTCGCCGAGGAGTTGCGCGCCGCGTCGACCGAGATGCCGTTCAACGGCGGCTCGGCCATCGCGGGCCCCGACGGCGCGTGGATCATCGACCCGGTCTGCGGGCGGGAAGGCCTCCTCGTGGCGGACCTCGACCTGGCCGCCGTCGCCGCCGAGCGGTCGACCTTCGACCCCACGGGCCACTACAGCCGTCCGGACGTCTTCCACACGACCGTCGACCGAACGCGGTGGCCGACGGTCGCCTTCATCGAGGGCGGACGCCCCTCGGACTGA
- a CDS encoding FadR/GntR family transcriptional regulator produces the protein MATADQRPQMRPVDRRPLYEQVGERLREFVDVNGLQPGARLMTERELAQQLSVGRSSIREAITALRIQGMVEVRHGDGIYLLRRPEDLIDTLAAELVETHIDHPYIWETRQALETQCARLAATRATAGDLRKLKRALKTMGAEIAEGEPGLDGDRQFHLGVAQASHNPILIRLLSGLRESLDRTSETSLTRSGQPAKSLAQHELIFEAIRAREPTQAADTMLQHLVGTTDTLVKAPSVTPAPPPPPARTRRAAVPRD, from the coding sequence GTGGCGACCGCGGACCAGAGGCCGCAGATGCGGCCCGTGGATCGGCGACCGCTCTACGAGCAGGTGGGCGAGCGACTGCGCGAGTTCGTGGACGTCAACGGCCTGCAGCCGGGGGCTCGATTGATGACCGAACGCGAACTGGCACAACAACTCTCGGTGGGGCGCTCCTCGATCAGGGAGGCCATCACCGCCCTGCGGATCCAGGGCATGGTGGAGGTCCGGCACGGCGACGGCATCTATCTGCTGCGGCGTCCGGAGGACCTGATCGACACCCTGGCCGCCGAACTCGTCGAGACCCACATCGACCATCCCTACATCTGGGAGACCCGCCAAGCGTTGGAGACCCAGTGCGCGCGGCTGGCGGCGACGCGCGCCACGGCAGGCGATCTACGCAAGCTCAAGCGCGCCCTCAAGACCATGGGCGCCGAGATCGCCGAGGGCGAGCCCGGTCTCGACGGCGACCGGCAGTTTCATCTCGGAGTGGCCCAGGCCTCGCACAATCCGATCCTGATCCGGTTGCTCTCCGGCCTGCGGGAGTCACTCGACCGCACGTCGGAGACGTCGCTGACCAGGAGCGGGCAGCCCGCGAAGTCACTCGCCCAGCACGAGCTCATCTTCGAGGCCATTCGCGCACGGGAGCCGACGCAGGCCGCCGACACCATGCTGCAACACCTGGTCGGCACCACCGACACCCTGGTGAAGGCCCCCTCGGTGACCCCCGCGCCACCGCCGCCACCTGCACGGACGCGCCGAGCGGCGGTTCCGCGGGACTGA
- a CDS encoding LLM class flavin-dependent oxidoreductase codes for MTRTIRVNAFDMNCVAHQSPGLWRHPEDQSARYRTLSYWVELATLLERGRFDGLFIADVLGTYDVYGASDEAAIRQAAQVPVNDPLLLVSAMALVTEHLGFGITTGTGFEHPYPFARRISTLDHLTNGRVGWNVVTGYLPAAARNMGQTDQPAHDARYDHADEYLEVLYKLWEGSWEDDAVIRDRERGVFTDPAKVHHIGHAGTHFTVPGIHLSEPSPQRTPVIFQAGASPRGVRFAAENAEAIFTAAPTKAILAETVSTIRRELELAGRDPYAAKIFNLTTVITAATDDEARAKHADYLSYGDPEGALVFMSGWMGVDLARYGLDEPIGNVDSNAILSAVRAFQSADPDGGEWAVRDIADWGTIGGIGPLVVGSGERVADVLQEWVDETDVDGFNLAYAVTPGTFADFIDHVVPVLTARGAYQAEYAPGSLRHKLFGRGDRLPEEHRGARYRVGGPSSTIIERPSTVPSSPASVASQPTATR; via the coding sequence GTGACCCGAACGATCCGCGTCAACGCCTTCGACATGAATTGCGTCGCCCACCAATCCCCCGGCCTCTGGCGCCACCCCGAGGATCAGTCCGCCCGCTACCGGACGCTGTCCTACTGGGTCGAGCTGGCGACGTTGCTCGAGCGCGGGCGCTTCGACGGCCTGTTCATCGCCGACGTCCTCGGCACCTACGACGTGTACGGCGCCAGCGACGAAGCCGCCATCCGGCAGGCGGCTCAGGTACCCGTCAACGATCCCCTGCTGCTGGTGTCCGCGATGGCACTGGTGACCGAGCACCTCGGCTTCGGCATCACGACCGGCACCGGATTCGAGCATCCGTATCCGTTCGCCCGCCGCATCTCCACACTCGACCACCTCACCAACGGCCGGGTCGGCTGGAACGTCGTGACCGGCTACCTGCCCGCGGCCGCGCGCAACATGGGTCAGACCGACCAGCCCGCCCACGACGCCCGCTACGATCACGCCGACGAGTACCTCGAGGTGCTCTACAAGCTGTGGGAAGGGTCCTGGGAAGACGACGCGGTCATCCGCGACCGCGAGCGCGGCGTCTTCACCGACCCCGCCAAGGTGCACCACATCGGCCATGCCGGAACGCATTTCACCGTGCCGGGGATCCATCTGTCCGAGCCGTCACCGCAGCGCACCCCGGTGATCTTCCAGGCCGGAGCGTCCCCGCGCGGGGTGCGGTTCGCCGCCGAGAACGCCGAGGCCATCTTCACCGCCGCCCCCACGAAGGCCATCCTGGCCGAGACGGTGTCCACCATCCGCCGCGAGCTCGAACTGGCGGGCCGAGATCCGTACGCCGCCAAGATCTTCAACCTCACCACGGTCATCACCGCGGCCACCGACGACGAGGCGCGCGCCAAGCACGCCGACTACCTGTCCTACGGTGACCCCGAGGGAGCGCTGGTGTTCATGTCCGGCTGGATGGGCGTCGACCTCGCCCGCTACGGACTCGACGAACCGATCGGCAACGTGGACTCGAACGCCATCCTCTCCGCGGTCAGGGCGTTCCAGTCCGCCGACCCCGACGGCGGCGAGTGGGCCGTGCGGGACATCGCCGACTGGGGCACGATCGGCGGCATCGGACCGCTCGTCGTCGGCTCCGGCGAACGCGTGGCCGACGTCCTGCAGGAGTGGGTCGACGAGACCGACGTCGACGGGTTCAACCTGGCGTACGCCGTCACCCCCGGCACCTTCGCCGACTTCATCGACCACGTCGTGCCGGTGCTGACCGCGCGTGGTGCCTACCAGGCCGAGTATGCGCCAGGATCGTTGCGCCACAAGCTCTTCGGACGCGGCGACCGGCTGCCGGAGGAACACCGCGGTGCGCGGTACCGGGTCGGCGGTCCGTCGTCGACCATCATCGAGCGGCCATCCACCGTGCCGTCGAGCCCGGCTTCGGTAGCCTCGCAGCCGACGGCCACCAGATAG
- a CDS encoding LLM class flavin-dependent oxidoreductase, protein MTVKLHWFLPTYGDSRHIVGGGHGTPAGAAHSDRDASIDYLASIVRAAETFGFTGALIPTGAWCEDAFVTAALLARETTSLAFLVAFRPGLVSPTLSAQMAATFARHAPGRILLNVVVGGEAHEQRAFGDHLDKDARYERCDEFLDVVRRLWAGETVTKDGTHITVEEASLATLPNPVPPLYFGGSSAAAGPVAARHADVYLTWGEPPEAVREKVEWIRKEAADEGRTVRFGIRLHTISRDTTDEAWAQADRLIGALDEDTVAAAQAGLSRSQSEGQRRMRALHEANRADGSWSNARSLEVAPNLWAGVGLVRGGAGTALVGSHTDVADRIAEYAEVGIDEFIFSGYPHLEELFWFGEGVVPILRERGLFDAGRLDAAPASIPFVGSAR, encoded by the coding sequence GTGACCGTGAAACTCCATTGGTTCCTGCCCACCTACGGCGACAGCCGCCACATCGTGGGTGGCGGCCACGGCACCCCGGCCGGCGCCGCGCACAGCGACCGCGACGCCTCCATCGACTACCTCGCCTCGATCGTCAGGGCCGCCGAGACGTTCGGGTTCACCGGCGCTCTGATACCGACCGGCGCGTGGTGCGAGGACGCCTTCGTCACCGCGGCTCTGCTCGCGCGCGAAACCACCTCGCTGGCCTTCCTCGTCGCGTTCCGTCCCGGTCTGGTCAGCCCGACCCTGTCGGCACAGATGGCGGCCACCTTCGCGCGGCACGCGCCGGGCCGCATCCTGCTCAACGTCGTCGTCGGGGGTGAAGCCCACGAGCAGCGCGCCTTCGGCGACCATCTGGACAAGGACGCCCGCTACGAGAGGTGCGACGAGTTCCTCGACGTCGTGCGCCGCCTGTGGGCCGGCGAGACCGTCACGAAGGACGGCACGCACATCACGGTCGAGGAGGCGTCGCTGGCGACGCTGCCGAACCCCGTGCCGCCGTTGTACTTCGGCGGCAGCTCGGCCGCCGCCGGCCCCGTCGCGGCGCGCCACGCCGACGTGTACCTCACCTGGGGCGAACCCCCGGAGGCCGTGCGCGAGAAGGTCGAGTGGATCCGCAAGGAAGCTGCCGACGAGGGCCGCACCGTCCGTTTCGGCATTCGCCTGCACACCATCTCGCGCGACACCACCGACGAGGCGTGGGCGCAGGCCGACAGGCTCATCGGCGCGCTCGACGAGGACACCGTCGCGGCGGCCCAGGCGGGGCTGAGCCGCAGCCAGTCCGAGGGACAGCGGCGGATGCGCGCCCTGCACGAGGCGAACCGGGCCGACGGCTCCTGGAGCAATGCGCGCAGTCTCGAGGTTGCGCCCAACCTGTGGGCCGGTGTCGGACTCGTGCGCGGCGGGGCGGGCACCGCCCTGGTCGGCAGCCACACCGACGTCGCCGACCGCATCGCCGAGTACGCCGAGGTCGGGATCGACGAGTTCATCTTCTCCGGCTATCCCCACCTCGAGGAGCTGTTCTGGTTCGGCGAGGGCGTCGTGCCGATCCTGCGCGAGCGCGGCCTCTTCGACGCCGGACGCCTCGACGCGGCGCCCGCGTCGATTCCGTTCGTCGGCTCCGCGCGGTGA